CCCCCCTCGATCGCCCTGCGCATGAACCACGCTCTGCCGGCCGAGCACCGCGAGCGGCTGCTGCGCATCGGCCGTGAGACCGACTTCCCGCAGGGCGCCCGCCTCTTCGAGGAGGGCGGGCACGCCGACCGGTTCTGGATCGTCCGCAGCGGGACGGTCGCCCTCGACATGCATGTGCCGGGCCGCCGGCCGCCGGTCATCGAGACCATCGGGGTCGGTGACCTCGTCGGCTGGTCCTGGCTGTACGAGCCGTTCGTGTGGCAGCTCGGAGCCGGAGCGGTGACCTCGGTGCGGGCCTAC
Above is a genomic segment from Streptomyces sp. SLBN-31 containing:
- a CDS encoding Crp/Fnr family transcriptional regulator: MPPSIALRMNHALPAEHRERLLRIGRETDFPQGARLFEEGGHADRFWIVRSGTVALDMHVPGRRPPVIETIGVGDLVGWSWLYEPFVWQLGAGAVTSVRAYEFDAVAVRLMCLNDAEFGRAVEHWVGRVLAHRLNAARARLVDLYGIYETKEER